A window of Longispora fulva contains these coding sequences:
- a CDS encoding xylulokinase: MTLVAGVDSSTQSCKVVVVDAATGAVLRSGRAPHPDGTEAHPDAWRAALDRAVADAGGLGDCTAVSVAAQQHGMVCLDGDGGVVRPALLWNDTRSADAALDLIADLGGPGAWAEAVGSVPVASFTVTKLRWLAEHEPQSARRTAAVCLPHDWLTWQLTGRPRRSGDHWEPTPAGSGSGSAPGRVGPPVGGAELSTDRGDASGTGYYSAATGRYRPDLAALALGHLPDLPRVLGPAESPGATPDGLLLGPGTGDNAAAALGLGARPGDVVVSIGTSGTVFAVSATPTADPTGAVAGFADATGRHLPLVCTMNAARVLDAACALLGVDHTRLSDLALSAAPGAGGLVLVPYLAGERTPDRPDATGSVHGLTLATATPAHLARAAVEGLLCGLADGLDALVACGVRVDRVLLVGGGAASEAVRRIAPAVLGRPVVVPSPGEYVAVGAARQAAWSLAGTPDAPVWADPGSLLYEADPTPAVRHRYAEVRDLG, translated from the coding sequence ATGACGCTCGTCGCCGGGGTCGACTCCTCGACCCAGTCCTGCAAGGTCGTCGTGGTCGACGCGGCCACCGGCGCGGTGCTGCGCTCCGGCCGGGCTCCGCACCCCGACGGCACCGAGGCGCACCCTGACGCGTGGCGGGCGGCCCTGGACCGGGCGGTCGCCGACGCCGGCGGCCTGGGCGACTGCACCGCGGTGTCCGTCGCCGCCCAGCAGCACGGCATGGTGTGCCTGGACGGCGACGGCGGCGTGGTCCGGCCGGCACTGTTGTGGAACGACACCCGCTCGGCGGACGCCGCCCTGGACCTGATCGCCGACCTCGGTGGGCCCGGGGCCTGGGCCGAGGCGGTGGGCAGCGTTCCGGTGGCCTCGTTCACCGTCACGAAGCTGCGCTGGCTCGCCGAACACGAGCCGCAGTCCGCCCGGCGCACGGCCGCCGTGTGCCTGCCACACGACTGGCTGACCTGGCAACTCACCGGCCGCCCCCGCCGGTCCGGCGACCACTGGGAACCGACGCCGGCCGGTTCCGGTTCCGGTTCCGCGCCCGGCCGGGTCGGGCCGCCCGTCGGCGGGGCCGAGCTCAGCACCGACCGGGGCGACGCCAGCGGCACCGGCTACTACTCGGCGGCCACCGGCCGCTACCGCCCCGACCTCGCGGCTCTTGCCCTCGGCCACCTCCCCGACCTGCCCCGCGTGCTCGGCCCGGCGGAGTCCCCGGGCGCGACGCCCGACGGCCTGCTCCTCGGCCCCGGCACCGGCGACAACGCCGCGGCGGCGCTCGGCCTGGGCGCGCGCCCCGGCGACGTCGTCGTCTCGATCGGCACGTCCGGCACGGTTTTCGCCGTCTCGGCCACCCCGACGGCCGACCCGACCGGGGCCGTCGCCGGTTTCGCCGACGCGACCGGCCGACACCTGCCGCTGGTGTGCACCATGAACGCCGCCCGGGTCCTCGACGCGGCGTGCGCGCTCCTGGGCGTCGACCACACCCGACTGTCGGACCTGGCGCTGTCCGCCGCGCCCGGGGCCGGCGGCCTGGTCCTCGTGCCGTACCTGGCGGGGGAACGCACCCCCGACCGACCCGACGCGACGGGCTCCGTGCACGGGCTGACCCTGGCCACCGCCACCCCGGCGCACCTCGCCCGGGCCGCCGTCGAGGGGCTGCTGTGCGGGCTCGCCGACGGTCTCGACGCCCTGGTGGCCTGCGGGGTCCGGGTGGACCGGGTCCTGCTGGTCGGCGGCGGGGCGGCTTCCGAGGCGGTCCGCCGGATCGCGCCAGCCGTCCTGGGTCGGCCCGTCGTGGTGCCGTCACCGGGGGAGTACGTCGCGGTGGGCGCGGCCCGGCAGGCGGCCTGGAGCCTGGCGGGCACGCCCGACGCCCCGGTCTGGGCGGACCCGGGCAGCCTGCTGTACGAGGCGGACCCGACCCCGGCCGTCCGGCACCGGTACGCGGAGGTCCGCGACCTGGGCTGA
- the xylA gene encoding xylose isomerase — MALSPTPEDKFSFGLWTVGWQARDPFGDATRPAVDPVEAVHRLAGLGAYGVTFHDDDLVPFGSTESDRDARIARFRKALDATGLVVPMATTNLFTHPVFKDGALTSNDRSVRRYALRKVMRNLDLAAELGAHTYVFWGGREGSETDAAKDVGAALDRYREALDTLAAYTVERGYGLRFALEPKPNEPRGDILLPTIGHALAFASTLDHHGMVGVNPEVGHEQMAGLNFVHGIAQALWQGKLFHIDLNGQRGIRFDQDLVFGHGDVLSAFFLVDLLEHGGLAGGPRYDGPRHFDYKPGRTEDIDGVWASAAANMRTYLLLRERARSFRADPQVQAALAASRVAELAVPTLAPGETTADLLADRTAWEDFDLDAAAGRGYAYTQLEQLAVEHLLGAR, encoded by the coding sequence ATGGCGCTGAGTCCCACCCCGGAAGACAAGTTCTCGTTCGGCCTGTGGACGGTGGGCTGGCAGGCGCGCGACCCGTTCGGGGACGCCACCCGCCCGGCCGTGGACCCGGTCGAGGCCGTGCACCGGCTCGCCGGACTAGGGGCCTACGGCGTGACGTTCCACGACGACGACCTCGTCCCGTTCGGCAGCACGGAATCCGACCGCGACGCCCGGATCGCCCGGTTCCGCAAGGCGCTCGACGCCACGGGCCTGGTCGTGCCGATGGCCACCACGAACCTGTTCACCCACCCGGTGTTCAAGGACGGCGCGCTGACGAGCAACGACAGATCCGTTCGGAGGTACGCGCTGCGCAAGGTCATGCGCAACCTCGACCTCGCCGCGGAACTGGGCGCGCACACGTACGTGTTCTGGGGCGGCAGGGAGGGCTCGGAGACCGACGCGGCCAAGGACGTCGGGGCGGCCCTCGACCGGTACCGGGAGGCGCTGGACACCCTCGCCGCCTACACGGTCGAGCGCGGCTACGGGCTACGGTTCGCCCTGGAACCCAAGCCCAACGAGCCGCGCGGCGACATCCTGCTGCCCACGATCGGCCACGCCCTGGCGTTCGCGTCCACACTCGACCACCACGGGATGGTCGGGGTCAACCCGGAGGTCGGCCACGAACAGATGGCCGGGCTGAACTTCGTGCACGGCATCGCCCAGGCCCTCTGGCAGGGCAAACTCTTCCACATCGACCTCAACGGCCAGCGCGGCATCCGGTTCGACCAGGACCTGGTGTTCGGCCACGGCGACGTGCTCAGCGCCTTCTTCCTCGTGGACCTCCTCGAACACGGCGGCCTGGCCGGCGGCCCCCGGTACGACGGGCCGCGGCACTTCGACTACAAGCCCGGCCGTACCGAGGACATCGACGGCGTCTGGGCGTCGGCGGCGGCGAACATGCGCACGTATCTGCTGTTGCGTGAACGCGCCCGGTCCTTCCGCGCCGACCCGCAGGTCCAGGCGGCCCTCGCCGCCAGCCGGGTCGCCGAGCTGGCCGTGCCGACCCTCGCCCCGGGAGAGACCACCGCCGACCTGCTCGCCGACCGCACAGCCTGGGAGGACTTCGACCTCGACGCGGCGGCCGGGCGCGGTTACGCCTACACCCAGCTCGAACAGCTCGCCGTCGAACATCTGCTCGGCGCGCGATGA